In Brienomyrus brachyistius isolate T26 chromosome 14, BBRACH_0.4, whole genome shotgun sequence, the following proteins share a genomic window:
- the hivep2b gene encoding transcription factor HIVEP2 isoform X1, with translation MEPPESGVGQTSKVETRERKTDEGAGISAPTVSTKRSTFADSKGKGYAQLGSRRCLAEEHFGKELSSVAGQSPLERQCTQRCPRGYSYRLRHSNQQKPKQKGSLAGAKPPADPEMLASPLIGQLQLHASGQQADLPCRNSPRVPTSFSQTSQSGIDQLGGMLRKVPKSKKPGKYVCHYCGRACAKPSVLKKHIRSHTGERPYPCIPCGFSFKTKSNLYKHKKSHAHSVKAGLIPFSELTSVCKGVDPSSLGGEAEVHSDYEQNTDTDEESAAFLSKGSPVPRISLAADRSIMAIGPDCTQSAEELIATPKEVPIVVASERGIPCTVGECPWFTDINISGHRSSGDEFPTIKQKLALRLTGKKGQDSGTSMNLLSPHSKGSTDSGYFSRSESAEQQISPPNTNAKSYEEIMFGKFYKLGPRSRQTVPMAMAKVTSPDRNIINIQDKSNTTPGSGIGKALECHKSCHYTKDEKLINPIHQNVTTFLRDDVDSQMKISSFPRQYSPNFCQIATSPSEVVPDTGPLVRSNSVPTPPAGNLSAPQGLQGSHSFDERMTSDTGFYRSSVGLRRLRRQAAFEFIAHEGHMEHDNSGTSSKNIFPPPGTVQLDEHIPSLSDLKGHGSYSSSIEGYPEVLGQVRVMHHKQVTEIATRKRRKKKSVGDEEDFPIQHDNDFDSSVEMLATEYDSKQEHQDGFRRAFTGIGQLYSIHREPENLATGTCMATDETVLISDLDRKTGGNVISVIQHTNSLSRPSSFEKSDSIDQTFHPLGTLAGQYLEQSDSEKPGEAHGSDPKRSSHTELQQMGSEPADQSYRLPHKLVRQANIQVPEIRVTEEPDKPEEGPDTSNKESEKHVEDFQWPQRSETLSQLPAEKLPPKKKRLRLAEMEHSSGESSFESTCTSLSRSPSQESHLSPSSSFSMSFDREESNKSASPAKQDDFGKQSEFLTVPCSGRTLPVRNQSQRKEVRRSSSEQTACVLNAEVPEIRSKSFDYAGLLSSSNLGDVYGSASAMKERRRGYLVRQAPLSVYPESVTQDKGLDLKIKEEQLESNSSPLLHSLWLSTPSSLTERPNGSPAYDVALSSKGEDSHPGTGFLKQRTSHLLEHQREHWSTEALKKELIGKPATLSPQSEVFCQSELTQRPYLPRASPWSLSDLLSKAFSGSTGLLQPFQTILPPEIAGSQPPPPDTSVPVRIQTQVPSFGSVMYTTVSQILATHSQSNSSAMAICNVKDNTSYTKTSSNDGKVFSLPHILSNANEPVHYPLWKLQEVKPARMNTGIPLTLTSGTISTTDASGTGGNKRILSPANSVELFIETKQQKRVKEEKMYGQIVEELSAVELDNTRVTKASGKSQKSDLKSRGSADYQKRMSASPLLHLPSTVVALPAAEPHLQGVVDTREGMHSPESLDIDEPYPPAAEIQEMMDSKAPLKMLVEIATSQDSTIMGSTILLADVGRDQMISQFPSLCTSTSVSWCFLNYTKPNIAQTSSIASVYGSWFVSSYNPNPPDLNTKTSLALLRSKQRKTAESYTTASMYPQGTGKVVSSLLWKQKFDQEKPEVMQLDVKLEKRTKESNVRERVAEGNRHKESSAKTAEPNRIKIFEGGYKSNEDYVYVRGRGRGKYICEECGIRCKKPSMLKKHIRTHTDVRPYVCKFCNFAFKTKGNLTKHMKSKAHMKKCVELGVSLTSVETPEAEEADNVDEGQRAPWKSDRTGVIAEHQFSDADDSEGVEEEADENEEDDDEDEDYEGDSTPRTRSRSTSPQLSGSPSVPITASAVSLGASSDFPYPAARQPLFGLPDIQLRQKGDRACRAQMVEGQRSTQGLTGDEHEKSLNMAGCLDKTSALSPEHSFTTTDFSPSSLPSPGYDSSPHREPSPTPHRYLCPSRELLSQGHLRHVSPKKDVSIRRGFSPRAHSSTDLIARPVSPGRDITCKRELSPRSRHRGTIRPVSPRRGMHHHSVPWNQGSNLPSEFTTFDSRSDVNMEQRKSSPQTSHLPSEDHRSLVPPSTQQGLFSHLPMHSQLLVRTPVSTVPIGGIQMVPAAPLSAGGLLKNTLSEAVAGTVPFRHGEASRKVAGVFPGKEEGLSVPTPQRVSQDAGDKAGVPDESVQICMKAIASLRISAEEAAHPDDRRKQEHPDDRQPPSPASHPRVNS, from the exons ATGGAGCCACCTGAATCGGGTGTCGGGCAAACATCTAAAGTGGAGACCCGAGAGAGGAAGACGGACGAAGGCGCAGGCATTTCGGCACCCACAGTCAGCACCAAAAGAAGCACTTTTGCGGATTCAAAAGGGAAAGGTTATGCACAGCTGGGCTCGCGAAGATGTTTGGCAGAAGAGCATTTTGGCAAAGAGCTTTCTTCTGTGGCGGGCCAGTCGCCTCTAGAAAGACAGTGCACACAGCGTTGTCCTCGCGGTTACTCCTACCGCTTACGGCATTCGAACCAACAGAAGCCTAAGCAGAAAGGGTCCCTGGCGGGGGCGAAACCACCGGCTGACCCGGAAATGCTTGCCTCGCCATTGATTGGCCAGTTGCAGCTCCACGCGTCAGGGCAACAGGCTGATCTCCCTTGCAGGAACTCTCCGCGCGTACCTACCTCTTTCAGCCAGACTTCCCAGTCAGGGATCGATCAGCTAGGGGGCATGCTCAGGAAAGTGCCAAAATCAAAGAAACCCGGAAAATATGTCTGTCATTATTGCGGAAGGGCTTGCGCTAAGCCTAGTGtgttaaaaaaacacattcgGTCCCACACAGGAGAACGGCCGTACCCGTGTATTCCTTGTGGTTTCTCCTTTAAGACCAAGAGCAACTTGTACAAACACAAAAAGTCACATGCTCATAGTGTTAAGGCAGGGCTGATCCCATTCTCGGAGCTGACGTCTGTGTGTAAAGGTGTCGATCCGTCATCGCTGGGCGGAGAAGCCGAAGTGCACTCCGATTACGAGCAGAACACTGACACAGATGAAGAGTCTGCCGCGTTCTTGAGCAAAGGCAGCCCCGTCCCTCGCATATCTCTCGCGGCAGACAGAAGCATCATGGCAATTGGACCGGACTGTACTCAGTCAGCTGAAGAGCTGATAGCGACGCCTAAGGAGGTTCCCATTGTTGTCGCGTCAGAACGGGGAATCCCGTGCACGGTGGGGGAATGCCCTTGGTTCACAGATATCAATATCAGTGGTCATCGGAGTAGTGGGGATGAGTTTCCCACTATCAAACAGAAACTGGCTCTGAGGCTCACTGGGAAAAAAGGGCAAGACTCTGGAACTTCTATGAACCTTCTGAGCCCACACAGCAAAGGCAGCACCGACTCGGGCTACTTCTCACGCTCAGAAAGCGCCGAGCAGCAGATCAGCCCACCCAACACAAACGCTAAATCCTATGAGGAAATTATGTTTGGAAAGTTTTACAAACTTGGCCCAAGGTCCAGGCAGACCGTTCCAATGGCGATGGCCAAAGTCACCAGCCCAGACAGaaatattattaatatacagGACAAATCGAACACGACGCCAGGTTCAGGAATAGGCAAGGCTTTGGAGTGTCATAAATCCTGTCATTACACAAAAGATGAGAAATTAATTAACCCAATTCATCAGAATGTTACCACATTTTTGAGGGATGATGTAGATTCACAAATGAAAATAAGCTCATTCCCTAGGCAGTATTCTCCCAATTTCTGCCAAATTGCCACAAGTCCCTCAGAAGTTGTGCCTGACACCGGGCCTCTGGTGAGAAGCAACTCAGTGCCAACGCCGCCAGCAGGGAACCTAAGTGCGCCGCAAGGATTACAGGGGAGTCACTCATTTGATGAGAGGATGACCTCTGACACTGGCTTTTATCGGAGTTCAGTGGGTCTGAGGAGGCTTAGGAGACAAGCTGCATTTGAGTTCATTGCCCACGAGGGACACATGGAACATGATAACTCAGGAACCAGTTCCaaaaacatttttccaccaCCTGGGACAGTACAATTAGACGAACATATTCCTTCATTGTCAGACTTAAAAGGACATGGCTCATACTCTTCTAGCATAGAGGGCTACCCTGAAGTTCTGGGTCAGGTCAGAGTTATGCATCACAAACAGGTGACCGAAATCGCCACGAGAAAACGAAGGAAGAAAAAGAGTGTCGGCGATGAAGAAGACTTCCCCATTCAACATGACAATGATTTTGACAGTTCGGTTGAGATGCTTGCTACCGAGTACGATTCAAAACAAGAACATCAGGATGGTTTCAGAAGAGCATTTACTGGTATAGGACAGCTGTACAGTATACATAGGGAACCAGAGAATTTAGCTACTGGTACCTGCATGGCAACAGATGAAACAGTGCTCATTTCAGACCTTGACAGGAAGACTGGAGGGAATGTAATTTCAGTTATTCAGCACACAAACTCTTTAAGTAGGCCCAGCTCTTTTGAGAAGTCGGACTCAATTGACCAAACTTTCCACCCACTGGGTACACTCGCTGGCCAGTATTTGGAGCAGTCCGACTCGGAAAAACCTGGAGAAGCGCATGGTTCAGACCCGAAAAGGTCTAGCCACACGGAGCTGCAACAGATGGGCAGCGAACCAGCAGACCAATCTTATCGGTTGCCGCACAAACTGGTCCGTCAAGCTAACATCCAAGTGCCTGAAATCAGAGTGACAGAGGAGCCCGACAAACCAGAAGAGGGGCCAGATACATCAAATAAAGAATCGGAGAAGCATGTGGAGGACTTCCAATGGCCGCAGAGAAGTGAAACCCTGTCTCAGCTTCCTGCGGAGAAGTTGCCTCCGAAAAAGAAACGACTGCGCCTGGCTGAAATGGAACACTCCTCTGGGGAATCTAGCTTTGAATCGACCTGCACCAGCCTCTCCCGGAGCCCCAGCCAAGAGAGTCATTTGTCTCCCAGCTCAAGCTTCTCAATGTCATTTGACAGGGAGGAAAGTAATAAGTCGGCCTCGCCGGCTAAGCAGGACGACTTTGGCAAGCAGTCCGAGTTCTTAACTGTGCCATGCAGCGGACGCACTCTCCCTGTACGCAACCAGTCCCAGCGGAAGGAGGTGAGGCGCTCCTCTTCGGAGCAGACAGCGTGTGTCTTAAACGCAGAGGTGCCGGAGATCCGCAGCAAGTCGTTCGACTATGCGGGGCTGTTGTCTTCGTCGAACTTGGGTGACGTCTATGGTAGCGCTTCAGCAATGAAGGAACGCAGACGGGGTTATCTAGTTAGACAGGCACCGCTAAGCGTATATCCCGAATCCGTCACGCAAGACAAGGGCTTAGATTTGAAAATTAAGGAAGAACAACTAGAAAGCAACAGTTCCCCTCTATTACACAGCCTATGGCTGAGTACTCCCTCATCTTTGACCGAAAGACCGAACGGCTCCCCGGCTTACGATGTGGCTTTATCGAGCAAAGGTGAAGACAGCCATCCAGGGACAGGTTTCCTGAAGCAGAGAACATCTCACTTGCTGGAGCATCAACGTGAACATTGGTCAACTGAAGCCCTTAAAAAAGAGTTGATAGGGAAACCTGCCACCCTGTCGCCTCAGTCAGAAGTGTTCTGTCAGTCGGAGTTAACACAGAGACCGTATCTTCCAAGGGCTTCTCCTTGGAGTCTCAGTGATCTCCTGTCTAAAGCCTTTTCTGGTAGCACAGGGCTTCTGCAACCATTTCAAACTATCCTACCCCCTGAAATTGCTGGTTCTCAGCCACCTCCACCGGACACGTCAGTTCCTGTCAGGATTCAAACACAGGTGCCATCTTTTGGTAGCGTCATGTATACAACCGTCTCCCAGATACTAGCTACCCATTCCCAAAGTAACAGTTCAGCTATGGCTATTTGCAATGTCAAGGATAATACTTCGTACACAAAGACCAGTTCAAATGATGGAAAGGTGTTTAGTTTACCCCATATATTAAGTAATGCTAATGAACCTGTGCATTATCCATTATGGAAATTACAAGAAGTTAAGCCTGCCAGAATGAACACAGGAATTCCTCTGACTTTGACCTCTGGAACCATCTCAACCACTGATGCTTCAGGTACTGGTGGAAATAAACGCATATTATCCCCAGCCAATAGCGTGGAGCTCTTCAttgaaaccaaacagcaaaaacGCGTTAAGGAGGAAAAAATGTACGGTCAGATTGTGGAAGAGCTCAGTGCTGTGGAGCTCGACAATACCCGTGTGACAAAAGCCAGCGGGAAGTCACAGAAGTCTGACCTTAAGAGCCGTGGGTCAGCTGACTACCAGAAGAGAATGTCAGCTTCACCGCTGTTACATTTACCCTCCACGGTCGTCGCCTTACCTGCAGCCGAACCTCATTTACAAGGGGTAGTAGACACCCGCGAAGGAATGCATTCCCCAGAGAGCCTAGACATTGATGAACCTTACCCACCTGCAGCTGAAATCCAAGAGATGATGGACAGTAAGGCACCCTTAAAGATGCTGGTAGAGATTGCTACCAGTCAAGATAGCACTATCATGGGGAGTACGATTTTGCTCGCTGATGTTGGTCGTGACCAAATGATTTCTCAGTTCCCTAGTCTTTGCACGTCCACGAGTGTGAGCTGGTGTTTCTTGAATTATACAAAGCCAAACATAGCTCAGACCAGCTCCATCGCCTCTGTTTACGGTTCTTGGTTTGTAAGCTCTTATAATCCAAatccacctgacctaaacacaaagACAAGCCTAGCATTGCTGCGTTCCAAGCAGAGGAAGACTGCAGAGTCATACACGACGGCTTCCATGTATCCGCAGGGAACTGGGAAAGTTGTTTCCTCGCTCTTGTGGAAACAGAAGTTTGACCAG GAGAAACCAGAAGTCATGCAGCTAGATGTGAAGCTGGAGAAAAGAACAAAAGAGTCCAACGTCAGAGAGCGAGTAGCTGAGGGCAACAGGCACAAGGAGTCTTCAGCAAAGACGGCCGAGCCAAACCGCATCAAGATTTTTGAAGGAGG GTACAAATCCAATGAAGATTACGTCTATGTGAGGGGCCGGGGCAGGGGGAAGTACATCTGCGAGGAATGTGGCATCCGCTGCAAGAAGCCCAGCATGCTGAAGAAGCACATCCGCACACACACCGACGTCCGGCCATACGTCTGCAAGTTCTGCAATTTCGCCTTCAAGACGAAAG GAAACCTGACGAAACACATGAAGTCCAAGGCACACATGAAGAAATGCGTGGAGCTTGGCGTGTCTTTGACGTCTGTGGAGACACCAGAGGCCGAGGAAGCTG ACAATGTGGATGAAGGACAGCGGGCACCTTGGAAGTCAGACCGAACGGGAGTAATTGCTGAGCACCAGTTCTCTGACGCCGATGACTCTGAAGGGGTCGAAGAGGAAGCTGATGAGAATGAGGAGGACGATGATGAGGATGAAGATTACGAGGGCGACTCCACACCCCGGACACGTTCCCGAAGCACAAGCCCCCAGCTGTCTGGGTCACCCTCTGTGCCCATCACTGCCTCCGCGGTGTCCCTGGGGGCCTCTTCGGACTTCCCATACCCAGCTGCCAGGCAGCCACTCTTCGGGCTGCCTGACATCCAGCTAAGACAAAAAGGTGATAGGGCTTGCAGGGCACAGATGGTGGAGGGCCAGAGGTCCACGCAAGGGCTGACAGGCGATGAGCATGAGAAAAGCCTTAATATGGCTGGCTGCTTGGACAAGACCTCTGCACTGTCACCAGAACACAGCTTCACTACCACCGATTTCTCTCCATCTAGTCTGCCATCCCCTGGCTACGACTCATCACCACACAGGGAGCCCTCGCCCACACCGCACAGGTACCTGTGTCCTTCGCGGGAACTCCTATCCCAGGGGCACCTGAGGCATGTGTCTCCAAAGAAGGACGTCTCCATCAGGCGGGGCTTCTCTCCACGAGCGCACTCCTCCACTGACCTGATCGCTAGGCCTGTGTCGCCGGGAAGAGACATAACTTGCAAACGTGAGCTGTCTCCCAGGAGTCGACACCGAGGCACCATAAGGCCTGTGTCACCTCGGAGGGGAATGCACCATCACAGCGTCCCCTGGAACCAGGGATCGAACCTACCGTCAGAATTTACCACATTCGACAGTCGCTCAGATGTAAACATG GAGCAGAGGAAAAGCTCTCCCCAAACATCACACCTTCCCAGTGAAGACCACCGCAGCTTAGTACCTCCAAGTACCCAGCAGGGTCTCTTCAGTCATCTCCCCATGCATTCCCAGCTTCTGGTACGGACTCCGGTCTCCACCGTGCCCATTGGGGGGATCCAGATGGTCCCAGCAGCACCGCTGTCTGCCGGAGGTCTGCTGAAGAACACGCTTAGCGAAGCCGTTGCCGGCACCGTGCCCTTCCGGCATGGCGAAGCTAGCCGTAAAGTGGCGGGCGTCTTTCCCGGAAAGGAGGAGGGGCTGTCCGTTCCCACCCCCCAGAGAGTCAGCCAGGATGCCGGGGACAAGGCCGGCGTGCCGGACGAGAGTGTGCAGATCTGCATGAAGGCCATCGCCTCCCTCAGGATCAGCGCGGAAGAAGCCGCGCATCCCGATGACCGCCGGAAGCAAGAGCATCCCGATGACCGCCAGCCGCCTTCCCCGGCTTCCCATCCTCGCGTGAATTCCTGA